One window of Pseudomonadota bacterium genomic DNA carries:
- a CDS encoding ester cyclase — MAENLAETNKKVIGAFAESVFVKKDLSAVEQFVKTDYIQHNPLVKQGASGFKEFFSTWFASVPDWNYTLKKIVAEGNEVWVYGTYAGTLRKEWLGIPASGQNYAFEAVDIFRVQDGKLAEHWDVMDIYGLFKQLGAIK, encoded by the coding sequence ATGGCAGAGAATTTGGCAGAAACCAATAAGAAGGTAATCGGAGCATTTGCAGAGTCTGTTTTCGTGAAAAAAGATCTGTCTGCAGTAGAACAATTCGTGAAGACTGACTATATTCAGCACAACCCTTTGGTAAAACAGGGCGCAAGCGGGTTTAAGGAATTCTTCTCGACCTGGTTTGCCTCTGTACCTGACTGGAATTACACGCTCAAGAAAATTGTCGCCGAAGGCAACGAGGTATGGGTGTATGGAACATACGCAGGGACACTCAGGAAAGAGTGGCTGGGAATACCCGCCTCAGGGCAGAATTACGCTTTCGAGGCAGTAGACATTTTTCGCGTACAGGACGGGAAACTTGCTGAACACTGGGATGTGATGGACATCTATGGGCTGTTTAAACAACTGGGAGCCATAAAGTGA